One window of Tepidanaerobacter acetatoxydans Re1 genomic DNA carries:
- a CDS encoding PTS system mannose/fructose/N-acetylgalactosamine-transporter subunit IIB translates to MGEIVLARVDDRLIHGQVMTKWSKGLNCNAIFVIDNSISKDPLMKSVYEMSAGAYGLTIKVMSVDEAIKSWEENKFWRYKVILLFKNISTVKETVNKGLPIQKLNIGGIAKKADSTFIIPSVALTKLDADILRELNQNYGIEVTFQTLPDTKKVSLKDALDNSEL, encoded by the coding sequence ATGGGAGAAATAGTTTTGGCACGAGTGGATGATAGATTAATTCATGGTCAAGTTATGACAAAATGGTCTAAGGGATTAAATTGCAATGCTATTTTTGTGATAGATAATTCAATTTCGAAGGACCCGCTTATGAAAAGTGTGTATGAAATGTCAGCAGGAGCTTACGGTTTAACAATTAAAGTAATGAGTGTTGATGAGGCAATAAAAAGTTGGGAAGAAAATAAATTCTGGCGATATAAGGTAATTTTGTTGTTTAAAAATATTTCAACGGTAAAAGAAACAGTAAATAAAGGCTTGCCAATACAAAAATTAAATATTGGAGGTATTGCAAAGAAAGCTGATTCTACGTTTATAATTCCTAGTGTTGCTTTGACGAAGCTTGATGCTGACATCCTAAGGGAATTAAATCAAAATTATGGCATAGAAGTGACATTCCAGACACTGCCTGATACCAAGAAGGTAAGTCTAAAAGATGCTCTAGATAATTCTGAGTTATAG